A single region of the Halorussus gelatinilyticus genome encodes:
- a CDS encoding isoaspartyl peptidase/L-asparaginase: protein MKVIVHGGAGSAPDEPEPRQEVLDEAAQTGAAESSVVDAVEAAVHVLESAPRFNAGVGGAVQSDGAIRTDAGLMTGDREAGAACSMPGVEHAVSAARVVMEETPHVLVSGDRAVELAADFGVETGADLWSEDTRERWADLDSKPTGTPREHLDWLTEKFGGSPESASEESDENPKDHDTVGAVAYDSETDEFAAATSTGGRWLALAGRVGDVPQIGSGFFAAPAGAASATGAGEDIAKATLTRRAVRHLESGYEAQAAADRAIEEFAELTGSSAGVILLDGDGNAGSAFNSEAMQTAVSSRSATE from the coding sequence ATGAAGGTCATCGTACACGGTGGCGCGGGAAGCGCCCCCGACGAACCCGAACCCAGACAAGAAGTGTTGGACGAGGCGGCCCAGACCGGCGCGGCCGAGTCCTCGGTCGTGGACGCGGTCGAGGCCGCGGTCCACGTCCTCGAATCCGCACCCCGGTTCAACGCCGGGGTCGGCGGCGCTGTCCAGAGCGACGGCGCGATTCGGACCGACGCGGGCCTGATGACCGGCGACCGCGAGGCGGGCGCGGCCTGCTCGATGCCCGGCGTCGAACACGCCGTCAGCGCCGCGCGCGTCGTCATGGAGGAGACACCCCACGTCCTCGTCTCGGGCGACCGCGCGGTCGAACTCGCGGCCGACTTCGGCGTCGAGACCGGCGCGGACCTCTGGTCGGAGGACACCCGCGAGAGGTGGGCCGATCTCGATTCGAAGCCGACGGGCACCCCGCGGGAACACCTCGACTGGCTGACCGAGAAGTTCGGCGGGAGTCCCGAGAGCGCGAGCGAGGAGTCCGACGAGAATCCGAAGGACCACGACACCGTGGGTGCGGTCGCCTACGACTCCGAGACCGACGAGTTCGCGGCGGCGACCTCGACCGGCGGCCGGTGGCTCGCGCTGGCGGGTCGGGTCGGCGACGTGCCCCAAATCGGGAGCGGCTTCTTCGCGGCCCCCGCGGGCGCGGCCAGCGCGACGGGCGCGGGCGAGGACATCGCCAAGGCGACGCTCACCCGGCGGGCGGTCCGCCACCTCGAATCCGGCTACGAGGCCCAAGCCGCGGCCGACCGCGCTATCGAGGAGTTCGCGGAACTCACCGGCTCGTCGGCCGGCGTCATCCTCCTCGACGGCGACGGGAACGCGGGAAGCGCGTTCAACTCCGAGGCGATGCAGACCGCGGTCAGCAGTCGCTCGGCGACCGAGTGA
- the map gene encoding type II methionyl aminopeptidase, whose amino-acid sequence MSETEVDLEAEKYEKHREAGEILAQVRGEAADRVEVGAKQLEVAEYAEERIRELGGEPAFPVNISVDEEAAHATPGGDDDTEFDEEMVNLDIGVHVDGWIADTAITVDLSGNPELKEASEEALEAALDMVEPGVETGDIGAEIESVIDGYGYNPVVNLTGHGLDQYQQHVSPNIPNRAVAQGVELEVGDVVAIEPFATDGTGKVTEGNDEEIFALEREGSVRDRQARQALEQITEEFRTLPFAKRWLDAPRAEMALRRLKMNDIVHGYPVLKEDDGKLVSQKEHTIIVTEDGCEVTTE is encoded by the coding sequence ATGAGCGAAACCGAGGTGGACCTCGAAGCCGAGAAGTACGAGAAGCACCGCGAGGCCGGCGAAATCCTCGCACAGGTCCGCGGGGAGGCCGCCGACCGCGTCGAGGTCGGCGCGAAGCAGTTGGAGGTCGCCGAGTACGCCGAGGAGCGCATCCGCGAACTCGGTGGCGAACCCGCGTTCCCGGTCAACATCAGCGTGGACGAGGAGGCCGCCCACGCGACGCCGGGCGGCGACGACGACACCGAGTTCGACGAGGAGATGGTCAACCTCGACATCGGCGTCCACGTCGATGGCTGGATAGCCGACACCGCGATTACGGTGGACCTGTCGGGCAACCCCGAGTTGAAGGAGGCCAGCGAGGAGGCCCTCGAAGCGGCGCTCGACATGGTGGAACCCGGCGTCGAGACCGGCGATATCGGCGCGGAAATCGAGTCGGTCATCGACGGCTACGGCTACAACCCCGTGGTCAACCTCACCGGGCACGGTCTCGACCAGTACCAGCAACACGTCTCGCCCAACATCCCCAATCGCGCCGTCGCGCAGGGCGTCGAGTTGGAGGTCGGCGACGTGGTCGCCATCGAACCGTTCGCCACCGACGGCACCGGCAAGGTGACCGAGGGCAACGACGAGGAGATTTTCGCGCTGGAACGCGAGGGGTCGGTCCGTGACCGGCAGGCCCGCCAAGCGCTCGAACAGATCACCGAGGAGTTCCGGACGCTCCCGTTCGCCAAGCGATGGCTCGACGCTCCCCGCGCCGAGATGGCCCTGCGGCGACTCAAGATGAACGACATCGTCCACGGCTACCCGGTGCTGAAGGAGGACGACGGGAAGCTGGTCAGCCAGAAGGAACACACCATCATCGTGACCGAAGACGGCTGCGAAGTCACGACCGAGTAG